Within Halopelagius longus, the genomic segment CGGCGCGGCGGCGGGCTTCGAGGATGACCTCCTCGATGGCCTCCGCGGAGAAGTCGGGCAGGCGACCGTCCTTCTCGACCTCTTGGGCCACGAAGCGGACGTACTTGCGGCGCATCTCCGGGGTGTCCTCGATGGTGTCGTCCATGTACACCTCGTACCCGTACCCCTTGATGCGGGAGCGGAGCGCGGGGTGCATGTTCTCCATCGCGTCGAGGTTACCCGCGGCGATCATGATGAAGTCGGTCGGGACGGGCTCCGTCTGGACCATCGCGCCCGAGGAGCGCTCGGACTGGCCCGTGATGGAGAACTCGCCCTCCTGAATCGCCGTCATGAGGTGCTGCTGGCTGCGGATGTCGAGCGTGTTTATCTCGTCGATGAACAGCACGCCCTTGTTCGCCTTGTGGATGGCGCCGGGTTCGACCCGGTCGTGACTCGGCGTCTCCATGCCGCCGGACTGGAACGGGTCGTGGCGGACGTCGCCGAGGAGCGCACCCGCGTGGGCGCCGGTCGCGTCCTCGAAGGGCGCGGCCGTCTCGTCGGCGTTGTTCACGATGAGGTTCGGAATCATCGCGTCGCTGCCGCGAGAGCCGTAGCGGAACGCGAGGTAGATGATACCCGCAGCGAGGATGCCGAGCAGAATCTGCCCGGCGATGATGAGCGAGTAGCCGAGGACGATGGCGATGATTATCCACATGAGGAACGACCGCATCTGGTTGCGCTTGCGGGCTTCCTCCTTGTGGGCCTCGACTATCTGCTCGCCCTTGCCGGCGGGGACGGTGCGTACCTTCGGGTTGTTTCCGTCGTCGGGGTTGTGGTAGACGAGGACGTCCTGAAGCTCCTCTTTGGGGAGGAGTTCGGCCATCGCCTTCGCGAGCATCGACTTGCCCGTACCGGGCGAGCCGATCATCATGACGTGGCGGCGCTGCTTTGCCGCCTTTATCACGACGTCGCGGGCGTGTTCCTGACCGATAACCTGATCGACGAGCCTGTCCGGGACCTGAATCTCCTCGGTAGAATCGATCCGCAGACCGCCAAGAAGATCGTCTTCGTCGATGTCGTCGGCGACGTCCGCCGTGACCTCGACGTCGCTACCGAGGTCGTCGATGGTCCCTCTGTTAGCGTCGTCAGACTCCGTCTGACGGCCCGCGGGGGGTCGGTCCGCGGCGTCGCCGGGCGAAGACTGACCGCTCGACGAGTTCCGCTCGTCGGCGTCGGCCCCGTCGTCAGGTCCGGCCTCCGGAAACACCTCGTCGTCGGACGACGAGTCGGGGGTCCCGTCGGAGACGTTCTCCCCTTCCTCCGGATGGTTGTCGTCGGTGTCGGTGTCGTTACTCATAGTAGTCTAACACGCTTTCCAGTTCCTGAGAGCGGCGCTCTCGTCCAGTCGTTCTGCCGGTCGAGTGCCTGCTACTCATAGAACTGTGTCGCTACTGTAATCGTGGGTCGCTCAACTGATATACTTTCTCCCCGCGTCCGAGCGGCGTACTCCCCAACAATACGGACGTTTCAGGCCATTTAACAACGGATTAGGTGATTTCTTACGACTCGTACACTTTATAAACGATGCGCGGGAACACGGGACCATGCGGGGGTTCTACATCGGCCGCTTTCAGCCCTACCACAACGGCCACCATCAGATGGTGAAAGAGATAGCCACCGAGGTGGACGAACTCGTCCTCGGAATCGGGAGCGCAGGCGACTCCCACTCGACGCGGAACCCGTTCACCGCGGGCGAGCGAATCATGATGGTCACGAAGTCCGTCGTGGACTTCGACATCACAACCTACGCCGTCCCCATCGAGGACTTAGAGCGCAACTCCGTGTGGGTCAGCCACGTCCAGAGCATGTCTCCGGCGTTCGACGTGGCGTACTCGAACAACCCGCTCGTCATCCAGTTGTTCAAGGAGGCGGGCGTCGAGGTTCGGCAGTCCCCGATGTTCAACCGGGGCGTCCTGCAGGGGACCGAACTCCGCGACCGGATGATATCCGGCGAGGACTGGCGGAGTCTCGTCCCCGAACCGGTGGCCGGCGTCATCGACGAGATCGGCGGCATCGAGCGCATCCAACGCGTGAGCGACACCGACTCCGGCGGGTACGACACCGACGAGGGGCCGGACCCCGCGTAACCGACGATGATAACGCTCGCATCCGACTTCGGGTCGCCGTACCCCGCGGCGATGAAGGGCGTCATCCTGCGGGAGAGCGACGCCCGCCTCGTGGACGTGACGCACGAACTGCCGAGACAGGACGTCCGCGCCGCGGCGTTCTGGACGCGCGAGACGCTTCCGTACTTCCCCCCGGCGGTCCACCTCGTCGTCGTCGATCCCGGCGTCGGCACCGACCGCGACGCACTCGTCGGGCGCGTCGGAGACCACGCCTTCGTCGCCCCGGACAACGGCGTCGTCCGCCCCGTCGCGCGGCGACTCGCCGCCGAGACGGGCGCGGACCCCGAGTGGTTCGTCTACGAGTACGAGGACCCGGCTTCGACGACGTTCCACGGCCGAGACGTGTTCGCCCCCGCCGCCGCCGCCGTCCACGAAGCCGGCGTCGAGAACTTCGAATCGCTCCCCGCGATAACCCCGGCGGACGACGCGGTGGACCTGCGGTTCCCGACGGCGACGGTCGAGGGTGATTCGGCCCGCGGCGAGGTCCTCGTCGTGGACGACTTCGGCAACGCCATCACGAACGTCCCCGGGTCGTTCCTCGACGGACGGGCCGGCGAGACCCTCTCTGCGAACGGGACGGACGCCCCCGTCGAGACGGCGTACGCCGCGGTGGACCCGGGCGAGAGACTCGTCACCGTCGGGAGTCACGGCTACGTCGAGTGCGACGTAAACCGGGGGCGCGGCGACGAGGCGTTCGGCCTCGAACCGGGCGACGACGTTCGCCTGCGGTTTTAGACTCCGACCGCCTCACCGGAGACGGCCCCGAAAGACGAACTCGCGGACCGCCTCGCCGAACAGTTTCGTGTCCCGCTTTTCGACGGCCTCGTACCCCTTCGACCGGTAGAACGAGCGCCCGACTCGGTTCTCCGAGAGAACTCGTATTTCGAGGGTTTCACAGCCCTCCTCCCGGCAGAACTCCTCGACTCGTTCCAACAGGGCGGTGCCGACGCCCCCGCCCCAGTGGTCGGGGTCGACGTATATCGCGCTGAGCGTCGCGACGCCGGCCGTCTCGCTCGGTCCGCCCGCGGCGAACCCGACCACGTCCGACGGCGTCCCTCGGTCTCCGGAGGTGGGTTCGGAGGCGTCGCCCGTCGGTTCGGCGACGAAGTACGCCGCGTCGCCGCCTTCGACTGTCGCCCGCGTCGCGTCGGGCGCGTACCACGTCGCCATCGCGGCGTCGATAGTCTCCTGCGAGAGGAGGTCGCCGTATGCGGCGTTCCACCCGCGCCGGGCGATGCGTCGGACGGCGGGCACGTCGTCGGCGGTCGCCTCGCGGACGGTCACCTCGATCATAGAGAGACGTTCGTCGCACTCCGAAGTAAAGGCTCGGTGATAAGAGGTCGAGGCGGTCGGAGCGGAGACGGACGGTCGAAACGGTCGGAAGAACGGAGCGGTGAGGGGAATCGAGAGCGACGAGAGAGAAGCGAAAGCGACGAAAGAGAATCGAGGGAGGTGAGGCGAGACGACGTCTACGGCTTACTTCGCGGCGATGACGTCGTCGATGCGGAGAATCATCGTCGCGGCTTCCGTCGCGGACTCGACCGCTTCGCGCTTGACGGCGGCGGGGTCGATGACGCCGCGTTCGACGGGGTCGCCGATTTCGCCGGTGCGACCGGTCGAGATGATGCCGGCGACGCCGTCGCTCTCGTAGCGCGCGCGGAGGTCCACGAGGGCGTCGATGGGGTCCATGCCGGTGTTCTCCGCGAGGGTGCGCGGGAGGGCTTCGACGGCGTCGGCGTACGCCTCGACGGCCAGTTGCTTGCGGCCCTCGATGCCCGCCGCCTCCGAACGGAGGTGGTCGGCGATGGCGATTTCGGTCGCGCCCGCGCCGGGGACGACGCCGCCTTTGTCCACGGCGGCGACGACGACGTCGACGGCGTCGTTGACGGCGCGTTCGAGTTCGTCGACGACGTGGTCGGTGCCGCCGCGGAGGAACAGCGTCACGGACTTCGCCGCCGCGCCGCCCTCCACGAAGGTGAGTTCGTCGCCGCCGAACGTCCGAGTCGAGACGGCGTCGGCGCGGCCGAAGTCGCTCGATTCGAGGTCGGTCACCGACCCGAGGCGCTTTGCGCCCGTCGCGCGGGCGATGGCTCGGGCGTCGGACTTCTTCACGCTCTTGAACGCGAGGATGCCGGCGTCGGCGAGGTGGTTCGCCACGCGGTCCGAGATGGACTTCGTGCAGAACACGACGTCGACGCCCGCGTCGGCGAGCGTCTTCGCGTAGCCGCGGAGTTCGTCGTCCTCGGCTCTGATGGCGGCGTCGAGTTGGTCGACGGAGGTGATGCTGTACTCCGTGTCGAACTCGCCCGTCCGCACGTCGAGTTTCACGTCGAGGACGGCCACGGTGGCGTCTTCGACGCGCTTGGGCATGTCGTCGTGGACGCGTTCCTTGTCGACGACGACGCCCTCTACCAGTTCGGTCGCCGAGGAGGACGACCCGGTGCGCGTCGTGACGCGGACGTCGTCGCGGTCGAACGCCTCGTTGTCGTCGTGGACCATCCGCACCGCCCGGACGACGTGTTCGGCGAGGACGTCGGCGGTGACGTCGCCGGTCCCCTTGCCGGTCATCGACGATTCGGCGACCCGTTCGAGCAGTTCGTCGTCGAGGGTGACCGCCAGCAGTTGTTCGTCGATGGCCGCTTGGGCGAGGCGGGCGGCCTCGGTGTAGCCTTCGACGACGACGGTGGGGTGGAGGTCCCCTTCGAGGAGGTCCTCGGCGTGGACGAGGAGTTCGCCCGTGAGGACGGCGGCGGTGGTGGTGCCGTCGCCGACTTCCTTCTCCTGCGTCCGGGCGACTTCGACGATCATCTGCGCCGCCGGGTGTTCGATGTCCATCTGTTCGAGGATGGTCGCACCGTCGTTGGTGATGACGACGTCACCGGAGGAGTCGACGAGCATCTTGTCCATCCCGCGGGGGCCGAGCGTCGTCCGGACGGCGCCCGCGACGGCCTTCCCGGCGCGGATGTTGGAGTCCTGCGCGGCCTGACCGCCGGTCCGGTCGCTTCCGCTCGCCAGAATGTACAGTGGTTGCTGCATACGTGTCGCCATAGTTATGAAACCTCACCCCTCCAGACGTTTGCGGTTCTATAAATGCGTTTCGGCAGTTGAAGCGGCGTAATCGCACGACGGCGGCGGGTGGCGTGTTATCTCGCGTCGAGCTCGGAGAACAGATCTCTCAGGCTGTTCGGTGCGTCTCCACGGTCACGCCGCCGTCGCTCGTGACGGTGACGACGTACCCGAAGTAGACGAACGAGAAGAAGCCCTCGACGTGCGTCCGCGACCCCTCGAACAGTTCGTTCAGCGCGTCGGGGTCGATACCCGCGTCGTAGAGCGGAGGGAGTGCGATTTCCGAGACGCCCTCCGCGGCGGCGACGGCGCCGACGACGGCCATCGCCACCGTGTCGTACTCGGCGGCGTCGACGGCGGTGTCGCTTCCACGGACCGCCGTATCGGTTCGAGAGATTCGTTCCTCTGACTCTGACATAAATAGAACTACGGAGCCACCGATCGTTACGATGACAGTTGACTCGGCAACCCGTTTAAGTACTCTCGCCGGGGAACGGCGGCCGCGACGCGAGGTGGTGCAATCTACAAGATATTTGAACTAGTGGGGGTTCCGAGAGAGCATGTTGGAGTTGGAACACGGGTTTCGGGTCGTGGACGTCCACGCCCGACTCGACCCCGACGGGGAGTCGGTATCGACCCGGGGTCGAGAGGTGGGGCCGGAGCGCTTAGAACGGGAACTGCATCAGGCGGGCGTGGTGAAAGCCGTCGTCTCGCCGGGGCGTCGCCCGGAGGGGATGGGGTACCTCCGCGCGAACAACGCCGTCGCTCGCTTGAGCGTCGACCGGCCGTTTCTGGCGTTCGCGCGCATCGACGGGCCGCGCGACCCGAGCAACCGAACCTCGGCGCGCCTGCGCAACCTCACCGCCTCGCGGGCGGAGACGCACGTCGATCCCGAGGACGTCGAGAAGTACGCCTACGACGACCGATTCTACGGGTTCACGCTCGCGCCCGCCGTGGACGGCCTGCCCGACGAGGAGACGTTGGACCGACTCGAGGACGTCGGACTCCCCCTCCTCGTGCACGCCGGCGCGGAGTTTCCGCCCGCCGTCGCCGCGGAGACGTTGCTCCGACGGGAGTTTCCGGTCATCTTCGCGGGGTTCGGCGGCTTTCCGCTGGACCGGGACCTGATGAAGGAGGCCATCGAGATGCTCGACGCTCACGACGAACTCTACCTCGACACGAGTTTCGTCCGCTACCGCGACGTGTTGGAACGCGCCCTCCTCGAACATCCGGACCGCGTGCTGTTCGGAAGCGGCGTCCCCGAGACGCACCCGAACGTCGGCGTCATGGAGGTGCTGACGCTCGACGTCTCCGAAGACGCGATGCGTCGCGCGTTCTCGAAGAACCCGGCGCGCGTCATCCCCGGACTCGCCCCGGGCGAGGACTGACGGCGCTACCGGCGGTCGTACTTCGCGACGGCCCGGTCGGCCCGCTTCGAACAGCCGTGGGGGTTGCGCGCCGCCGACCGGTCGCGCCGCCGGGCGACTAGCCCGTCCGAGGACCCCGTCGCCATGCCGACGAGGACGTCCCGTCCGGTGCCGACCCACCCCGTCGGCGAGGCGTCGCCGCGAACCACGTCTCTGGCCGACGCGAGGGCGTCCCGTCCGGCGTGCGACAGCGTCCGCGCCGCGACGGACGGCCGGACGCCGTAGTTCTTCACGAGGCGGTACGAGAGCGCTCGGTACTTCCAGCCCCAGTCCCGTTCCGCCACGCCGCCGTCTGACTCGTACTCGGTTCTGACGCACATCTCCGGCCGCCACTCCACCTCGTAGTCGAGTCCGGCGAGTCGGTGCGCGGCGTCGCGCGCGCCGCCGGTCTCCAGATACTCGTCGAACCCGTCGAGTTCGTCGAGGACGTCCGCGCGGAAGGCGACGTTGCCGCCGTTGAAGTACGTCACCTCGCGACCGCAGACCGTCCCCCGTTCCGAGGACTCCGTCGTCATCCCGGCCCGGAGCGTCTGGTGCGTCGGTCCGGTGACGGCGTCGGCGTCTTCTAACCCCTCCTCGACGGCCGAACACCACGGCTCCTCGACGGCGAGGTCGTACCGGAGGAGAGCGACGGCGTCGCCCGACGCCGCGCGGATGCCCGCGTTGCGCGCGACGTTCAGCGTCCGGTCCGAGATTTCGACGAGAACGTCCACGTCGTCTCGGTCACGCACCATCCCCGTGGTCCCGTCGGCGGACGGACCGTTGACCACGATTACCTCGGCGTCGGGTGCGTGCTCGGCCAGCGCGTCGAGGCTGGTTGCGAGGCGGTCCCGACCGTTGAGCGTCGGGACCACTACCGAGAGGTCCATACCCGTCGGTTGCGACGCGGGAACTTAAATTTCTCCGCTCGAACGCGGCGACGCGGAGACGAACCGGACGGACGTTCAGTTTCCTGACTGCCGGCGAACGCGGACGGTCGGTCAGTCCGACCGGTCGCCGACGGTGGCCCGCCAGTAAGAGACGGAGGCGAGTCGTTCTCCGAGACTCGTCTCGCCGAACGAGGTGTCGGCCTCGCGGAACGCGCCGGCGACGCCGTTCGGAATCTTCCGGTAGAAGCCGTACGGGAGGACGAAGTCGTTTCGCACGTCTGCGAGGGAGAGTCCCGCGGCGTCGAGCAGTTCGTGGACCTCCTCGTCGCCGTAGAGGCGCGACCCCATCGGCAGGAGCCAATTGTACGCCACGCGCGCACTCGTGTCGTTGAACGTGTCGAAGAACACCACCTCCTTCGAGACGCGCGCCATCTCCGCGAGGAACTTCGCCGGGGTGTCCGCGAGGTGGAAAAAGCGCATGGCGAAGACTGCGTCGAAGTGGTCGTCGGGGAAGGGAAGTCGCGCGGCGTCGCCTCTGAGGAACTCGATGTGGTCTTCGACGCCCGCGCGGCGCGCTTTCTCGCGGCCCTGCGTCATCATCGCGCGGGAGATGTCGAGTCCCACGATGTTCGCGCCCCGTTCGGCCAACATCACGGTGAACCGGCCGGTTCCGCAGGCGATTTCGAGGACGTCTTTGTCCTCGACGGGACCGAGGGCGTCGAGGACCGCTCTCTTCTCCCGGTGGTCGATGAGTCGCCCGCCGCGGGAGAACCGCTTCGAGTCGTACTCTTGGGCGACGTCGTCGGCCTGGTACCACTCCTTTCCTTTCACACTACCCTGTTGTCCACACCCGCGGACTAAAACCGTACTGGATGCGGTCGGTCCCGATTCGATGCACCCCGGCGCCGTCGGCCGCGTTCGGCGCGTGGCCGAACGGAATCGTCGCCGTCGCGGCCGAGAACCGGCGCGTCGGCCGCGGACGGTCCCGGTTATTGGCCGGTGACGACCGTGTCCGTCGGGATTCGGATGATGACGCGGGCCCCCTCGTCGCCGTCGCGGTACGGGTACTCGTCGACGTCCATGTACCGCCGGGCGAGTTCGTCGATGTGTTCGTCCGCCCCGTCCTCGTCCAACGTCGCCTCGCCGCGGACCGAGACGTACTGGTAGGGGTCGTCGGGATCGACGACCGAGACGCCGACTTTCGGGTTCGACTCCACGTTTCTCACCTTCTGACGGCCCCGAGCGCTGTTTATCAGAACGTACTCGCCGTCCTCGTGGTCCACCCACACGGGCGTGACGTGCGGCGTCCCGTCGGGCATCACCGTGGCGAAGTGAGCGAACGATTTCTTCTCGAAGATGTCGCGGTGGGATTCGGGAATCACGGGCGAGGAGTTCGAACGCCGCCACCAAAGGGAGTTGGGCAGATGTCCTTATACATAGCAGAATGTGTATAAGGTGTCTGCATTGTTTTGTCACACTTGTAGCCAACCTTTACCAAGGAGTCCGCTTTTCAGATAGGTATGAGCACCAGTACCGCAGAGACCACTCGCGAGGACCCCCTTTCGGAGTCGGAATTCCGCGAACGCCTCCGCGAACTGCCCCCTAGCGCGAAGCTCGTCGCCAAAGTGCTCGAGAGCGACGCGCCCCTCTCGCAGGGACAGCTCGCCGAAGAGTCTCTCCTCCCTGACCGCACCGTCCGCTACGCACTGAATCGTCTCGAAGACGCCGACCTCGTCGGCTCTCGCTACAGTTTCAAGGACGCGCGCAAGCAAGTCTACTTCCTCAACACGTAGACGCTCGCACCGTCCTCGCACCGAGGTGCTCTCGCAGACCACCTCACTGTACCCTCCGCCCGACCGGTCGCGGCCGCCGCGTCGGGAACGACCAAGCCACCATCCGACGGCCGCACCGCCACGATTTTCGCGCGACGCGTCGAACGGGGAGTCGTGACTTCCATCCGGCGCTTCTCCGTCCCCGTCGAGACGCGCGCGCCGACGGGCGCGACCAACGCCTACCTCCTCGGCGACGAACGCTCCATGCTCGTCGACCCCGCGGGTCGAACCGCGGCCCTCGACGAGGCGGTTCGGGAGGCGACGGTCGAACACGTCGCGGTCACGCACACCCACCCCGACCACGTGGGTGCCGTCGCCGACTACGCCGCGGAGACGGGCGCGACGGTGTGGGCGCGGCGCGGCCGCGAAGACCGGTTCGCCGCGGCGACCGGCGTCGAACCGGACCGGACGTTCGCCGAGGGGGACCGAATCCCCCTCGGAGGTGACGCCGCGACCGTTCTCGACGTGCCCGGCCACGCGCCGGACCACGTCGCCTTCGAGACGGACGCCGGCATCGTCGCCGGCGATATCGTCGTCGCGGAGGGCAGCGTCGTCGTCGGCGCACCCGAAGGCGACGTGCGCGCGTACCTCGTCGCTTTGCGCCGCCTGTACGCTCGGAACCCCGACGCCCTCTTTCCGGGACACGGCCCCGTCGTCGACGATCCGCGGGCGACGTGCGAACGCCTGATTCGACACCGCCTCGACCGGGAGCGTCGCGTCCTCGACGCGATTCGGGCGGGCGCGTCGGACGTAGACGCCGTCCTCGACGCCGCCTACGAGAAGGACCTGGCGGGTGTGCGCGACTTGGCGCGGGCGACCGTCGAGGCGCACGTCGAGAAGTTGGCCGCCGAACGCCGGGTTCGCTACGACCGCGAGACGGGACGGGTCGACCCCGCGTGAAGGAACCGACCGAATCGCCCCAACTGCCCGAACCGCCCCAACCGACCCAACCGCCCAACCGAGGCCGTTTTCCCGCCGGGCCGCCGACAACCGGACGTGAACGACGGCGAACCGACGTTGGAGGCGGAACTCGAACGCGCCAGGGAACTCGACGTCTCGACCCTCGCGGACGCCATCGAGTCCATCGGCTTCGAGTGCACCCGGTGCGGCGCGTGCTGTAAGGGCCACGGCGAGGGCGACGAGAGGGAAGCCCACACGGCGACCGTCTTCCCCGACGAGGTTCGCGACCTGACCGACGCGACGGAGTACGACTTCCGCGACGTGGCCCGCCCGATGCCGTTCGGGTTGGTCGAGGGCGAGGAGGGCCTCGAAGGCGAGACGTTCGAGTGGGCGCTACAGACGGACGCCTGCGGCGACTGCGCGTTCTACGAGGAGGACGACTCGGGGACGGGCGCGTGTAGCGTCCACGAGGACCGGCCGCTCATCTGCCGGACGTACCCGTTCAGCGTCGCCCTCGGCGGGACGAGTCAACCGATGGGCGAAGCGGTGGACGAGGAAGGAATCGTCCGCGCCCACGAGTGCGAGGGCCTCGGCCGCGATATCTCCCGCGAGGACGCCGAGGAACTGGCCGCGGCGCTGAAGACGCGGGCGGTGCGGGAGCTAGAGGAGGCCATCGGCGTCAGAGACGAGTTCTCCCCGGTCGAAACCGGGCCGGGCGAGGTGGTCGTCCACGACTCGGAGGGCGCGAAACGGCCCGACGGGTCGCCGGTCGAGGAGTGACCGCGTGTTAGCGGCGGTACACATTTAACGTTCCGAAGAGACGACAGTATGGAGGTCTAACGGTGGAAATCTCAGATAAACTCCTGTGTCTGTTCAACACCGACGTGCGCGCAGAGGACGACCGCTACGTCGTCGAAGTTCCGAAGCGCGAAGTCGAGGCCGGCACCGTCGAACCCGGCGAGACGTACCGCGTCGCTCTCATCTCTCGCGAAGTGACGGAAGAGGAGGAGACGACCGAACCCAGCGGAACCTCGAGCGAACCGCAACCGCCCGTCGAGGTGGGCGAACTCCGGTACGTCGAGATAGAGGATATCGGCAAGCAGGGCGACGGCATCGCCCGCGTCGAACGGGGCTACGTCATCATCGTCCCCGGCGCACAGGTCGGGGACCGAGTCAAGATCGAGGTCACGGAAGTCAAGTCCAACTTCGCCGTCGGCGAAGTCATCGAGGAGGACTTCTAGAACCCACCTTTTTCCGCCTCGAGGTCGCGTAGCGACCTACTCGGCGCAAAAATCTGGACCAAAAAGCCGCGCCTCGATCACTTCGCTCGGCGCGGTACGGCCACTGGCGGACGCCAGCACCGTCTTCGACTATCTGCGGACTCTCTCCGGTCGAACGACCGGAAACTGTTTTGTGGAACTGCCGACATAACGTCGGAGTATGAGCCCTCCGCGCACGGTCAGGTCGCCGACCGCACTCGCCAGATACACGCCCGATAGCCGCCGGTGGCGGCGGCGAATCGCAGCCCTCGCCGCCGCCGCCGCACCCCTCGCGGCCTACGCGGGGCTTGCCATCATCTCGGGCGTGAAGTCCGGTCCGGCGTACAACACCCTCATCGCCGTGTTCGGGATACTCGCGTTGACGCTTCCGGCGGTCGCCGCGGCGTCCCTCCTCGCCCCCGACTCCGGGACGACGCGGCCCGAACCGACCCGCGGGTCGAACGTCACCGAACGGAGTCCATCGAGCGACCGGACGGGAGTTGGTGACGCCGTAGAGATACTGAAGAGTCGGTACGCCGCCGGCGAGATAGGCGACGAGGAGTTCGAGAGACGACTCGGGACGCTCGTCGAAACGGACGAAGTCGGACCGGGAAGCCGCGGCGATGACGATAGCGTCGGCCGGACGCCGCGCCGGGGCGAAGTCGAGTCTGCCCGCCGGTAGTCCTCGCGACCGGACGAGTCGGTGGCGTTCAGTCCGCGCGCCGTTCGACCGGATACCCGTCCGTGAACTTCGAGAAGTCCACCTCCGAGACGTTCACCTCGTCCGCCGAGGCGTACGGCCGGTCGATGAGTATGTCGCCGGCCGTTCGCTTGCCGATGCCGGGGATGGCAGTCAGTTCGTCCATCGACGCCTCGTTCGGGTCGAGGGGGTGCGGCACGCCCGTCACCGACCGGTAGCCGTGGTCCACGACGGAGACGTCGATGGTCCGTCCGAGTTCTCGTTCGCCCGGGATGCCGACGAGGAGGGGGTAGGTGCCGAGTTGGCGGCCGAACGTCTTGCCGTCCTGGTGGTACTCCAAGTGGACGTTCGGGAGCACCGTCCCCGCGGGGGCGAGGCGTTCGAGCATCGGCCGGTCTATCTCCTCGCGGACCTCCGTTTTGTACTGCTTGAACAGTTTCTTGTGTTCCTTCGCGATGTTCGCGCCCTCCTCGGCCATCTCGGTGCCCTCGAACGCCATCACCTGTCGGATGTTGATGCGGCGGACCATCAGCCCGGCGTCGTAGACGCGGTGGAGGAACCGCTTGTTGTGCTCGAACGTCTCCTCGCGTTCGGCCTTCAGGCCGTGAAGCAGGTTGATTCCGGGCAGGAGTTTCGGCAGGCGGTTCGTCGCGTCGGGGCCGTGCGTCGGCGCGTCGTCGGGCGACTCGCCGGGACGCCATCCGGCCTCCTCGTTGACTATCTTGACCGCCTCGAAGCACTGGTCGGCGGTGACGTTGAGCGTGTTCGCCTCCTGCACGACGGGGTCTGCGGATTCGAGGCCGAACGCGGCGGTGTCGCCCGGCGTGTTGTGTTCGGCGATGATGCGGATGCACTCGCGGGACTTCTCGGGCCACTTCACCACCGTGATGGGGTTCATGTTGTCGAGGTGGAGCGTCTCCAGATTCGGGGCCACCTCGCGGATGCCGCCGTAGAGGCGGCGGAGGGCGTCGGGGTTCGGCGCTTCGCCGTCGCCGCCGAACGCGAG encodes:
- a CDS encoding amidohydrolase family protein, yielding MLELEHGFRVVDVHARLDPDGESVSTRGREVGPERLERELHQAGVVKAVVSPGRRPEGMGYLRANNAVARLSVDRPFLAFARIDGPRDPSNRTSARLRNLTASRAETHVDPEDVEKYAYDDRFYGFTLAPAVDGLPDEETLDRLEDVGLPLLVHAGAEFPPAVAAETLLRREFPVIFAGFGGFPLDRDLMKEAIEMLDAHDELYLDTSFVRYRDVLERALLEHPDRVLFGSGVPETHPNVGVMEVLTLDVSEDAMRRAFSKNPARVIPGLAPGED
- the lonB gene encoding ATP-dependent protease LonB, whose amino-acid sequence is MSNDTDTDDNHPEEGENVSDGTPDSSSDDEVFPEAGPDDGADADERNSSSGQSSPGDAADRPPAGRQTESDDANRGTIDDLGSDVEVTADVADDIDEDDLLGGLRIDSTEEIQVPDRLVDQVIGQEHARDVVIKAAKQRRHVMMIGSPGTGKSMLAKAMAELLPKEELQDVLVYHNPDDGNNPKVRTVPAGKGEQIVEAHKEEARKRNQMRSFLMWIIIAIVLGYSLIIAGQILLGILAAGIIYLAFRYGSRGSDAMIPNLIVNNADETAAPFEDATGAHAGALLGDVRHDPFQSGGMETPSHDRVEPGAIHKANKGVLFIDEINTLDIRSQQHLMTAIQEGEFSITGQSERSSGAMVQTEPVPTDFIMIAAGNLDAMENMHPALRSRIKGYGYEVYMDDTIEDTPEMRRKYVRFVAQEVEKDGRLPDFSAEAIEEVILEARRRAGRKGHLTLELRNLGGLVRVSGDIARGQDAEMVTRDHVLQAKGRSRSIEQQLADDYIERRKDYELQVAEGYQVGRVNGLAVMGEDSGIMLPVMAEVTPSQGPGEVIATGQLKEMAQEAVDNVSAIIKKFSDENISEKDIHIQFVQAGQGGVDGDSASITVATAVISALEGVGVDQSLAMTGSLSVRGDVLPVGGVTHKIEAAAKTGCDKVIIPAANMQDVMIEDEYREMVEIIPVSHISEVLDIALEGEPEKDSLVARLKSITGSALSQENKVSGPSSPSPQ
- a CDS encoding GNAT family N-acetyltransferase, with the translated sequence MIEVTVREATADDVPAVRRIARRGWNAAYGDLLSQETIDAAMATWYAPDATRATVEGGDAAYFVAEPTGDASEPTSGDRGTPSDVVGFAAGGPSETAGVATLSAIYVDPDHWGGGVGTALLERVEEFCREEGCETLEIRVLSENRVGRSFYRSKGYEAVEKRDTKLFGEAVREFVFRGRLR
- a CDS encoding SAM hydrolase/SAM-dependent halogenase family protein yields the protein MITLASDFGSPYPAAMKGVILRESDARLVDVTHELPRQDVRAAAFWTRETLPYFPPAVHLVVVDPGVGTDRDALVGRVGDHAFVAPDNGVVRPVARRLAAETGADPEWFVYEYEDPASTTFHGRDVFAPAAAAVHEAGVENFESLPAITPADDAVDLRFPTATVEGDSARGEVLVVDDFGNAITNVPGSFLDGRAGETLSANGTDAPVETAYAAVDPGERLVTVGSHGYVECDVNRGRGDEAFGLEPGDDVRLRF
- a CDS encoding nicotinamide-nucleotide adenylyltransferase, coding for MRGFYIGRFQPYHNGHHQMVKEIATEVDELVLGIGSAGDSHSTRNPFTAGERIMMVTKSVVDFDITTYAVPIEDLERNSVWVSHVQSMSPAFDVAYSNNPLVIQLFKEAGVEVRQSPMFNRGVLQGTELRDRMISGEDWRSLVPEPVAGVIDEIGGIERIQRVSDTDSGGYDTDEGPDPA
- a CDS encoding HalOD1 output domain-containing protein; the protein is MSESEERISRTDTAVRGSDTAVDAAEYDTVAMAVVGAVAAAEGVSEIALPPLYDAGIDPDALNELFEGSRTHVEGFFSFVYFGYVVTVTSDGGVTVETHRTA
- the thsA gene encoding thermosome subunit alpha, translated to MQQPLYILASGSDRTGGQAAQDSNIRAGKAVAGAVRTTLGPRGMDKMLVDSSGDVVITNDGATILEQMDIEHPAAQMIVEVARTQEKEVGDGTTTAAVLTGELLVHAEDLLEGDLHPTVVVEGYTEAARLAQAAIDEQLLAVTLDDELLERVAESSMTGKGTGDVTADVLAEHVVRAVRMVHDDNEAFDRDDVRVTTRTGSSSSATELVEGVVVDKERVHDDMPKRVEDATVAVLDVKLDVRTGEFDTEYSITSVDQLDAAIRAEDDELRGYAKTLADAGVDVVFCTKSISDRVANHLADAGILAFKSVKKSDARAIARATGAKRLGSVTDLESSDFGRADAVSTRTFGGDELTFVEGGAAAKSVTLFLRGGTDHVVDELERAVNDAVDVVVAAVDKGGVVPGAGATEIAIADHLRSEAAGIEGRKQLAVEAYADAVEALPRTLAENTGMDPIDALVDLRARYESDGVAGIISTGRTGEIGDPVERGVIDPAAVKREAVESATEAATMILRIDDVIAAK